In Lathamus discolor isolate bLatDis1 chromosome 1, bLatDis1.hap1, whole genome shotgun sequence, the following are encoded in one genomic region:
- the NOPCHAP1 gene encoding NOP protein chaperone 1 isoform X2 has product MAGAGGAAASRELLAVGLRGGLEETLLIRSKCSSKEATGLQTVRMPRSSLLDRVQSFLPQMAYANDELRRKMVTAPAHQFDIENLDGATEKVIEMNVAVVELSDSDTDEEILTSEDDSESEDDYIAGEVTIDNIKFPKQKGEKGKIEILDSKVNKSTELV; this is encoded by the exons ATGGCGGGGGCTGGCGGTGCGGCTGCCTCCCGGGAGCTGCTGGCCGTGGGGCTCCGAGGAG GGCTAGAAGAAACTTTGTTGATCAGATCAAAATGCAGCAGCAAGGAGGCCACAGGCTTACAGACAGTGAGGATGCCAAGGAGTAGCC ttttggacCGAGTACAGAGCTTTTTACCACAGATGGCCTACGCAAATGATGagctaagaagaaaaatggttacAGCACCAGCTCATCAGTTTGATATTGAAAATCTAGACGGCGCAACAGAAAAAGTTATAGAAATG AATGTGGCTGTAGTTGAACTGAGCGATTCTGATACAGATGAAGAGATATTAACTTCAGAAGATGACTCAGAATCTGAGGATGACTATATAGCTGGCGAAGTGACTATAGACAACATAAAGTTTCCtaaacaaaaaggagaaaaaggcaaaatagaaATTCTGGACAGCAAAGTGAACAA
- the NOPCHAP1 gene encoding NOP protein chaperone 1 isoform X3, whose amino-acid sequence MAGAGGAAASRELLAVGLRGGLEETLLIRSKCSSKEATGLQTVRMPRSSLLDRVQSFLPQMAYANDELRRKMVTAPAHQFDIENLDGATEKVIEMNVAVVELSDSDTDEEILTSEDDSESEDDYIAGEVTIDNIKFPKQKGEKGKIEILDSKVNK is encoded by the exons ATGGCGGGGGCTGGCGGTGCGGCTGCCTCCCGGGAGCTGCTGGCCGTGGGGCTCCGAGGAG GGCTAGAAGAAACTTTGTTGATCAGATCAAAATGCAGCAGCAAGGAGGCCACAGGCTTACAGACAGTGAGGATGCCAAGGAGTAGCC ttttggacCGAGTACAGAGCTTTTTACCACAGATGGCCTACGCAAATGATGagctaagaagaaaaatggttacAGCACCAGCTCATCAGTTTGATATTGAAAATCTAGACGGCGCAACAGAAAAAGTTATAGAAATG AATGTGGCTGTAGTTGAACTGAGCGATTCTGATACAGATGAAGAGATATTAACTTCAGAAGATGACTCAGAATCTGAGGATGACTATATAGCTGGCGAAGTGACTATAGACAACATAAAGTTTCCtaaacaaaaaggagaaaaaggcaaaatagaaATTCTGGACAGCAAAGTGAACAAgtaa